Below is a window of Humulus lupulus chromosome 2, drHumLupu1.1, whole genome shotgun sequence DNA.
CATTGTTCTTGACTAGGCATGGAGATTTagtttaatttcaaaatttggtGATTTAAAGTTGTTTAGATGGGTATATGGATGATCGAAATGTGTTTGAAATTCTAAGTGAAGCGtgaatttgaataaaaaaaaacaagaaatttGGCATGATTATGAAATTGGGGGAAAATGGGTTCTTGGAACCCTAGAATTCTAATTGGTTCTTATAAGTTGTAATTGAAGGTGTAGTTGAGGTTTATAGGTTGTATGTCAAATGTATAATTGTTTTGTGGCTTAAATTATGTGCTTGGAATTGGTTGGAATTGATTTGGATTGAGTTCTGGAGCTGGGAAATCATAGAAAAAATACAGaatttgctctctgacttgagctgGTCGACCGACCTCAGGCACCCGGTCGACCGACCTACGGTTTAGCTCGGCTAGGGTTTTTAGTAACCCTGTCAATTGGCCTGTGGTAGGCGGTCGACCGGCCTGTGTAGGCGATCGACCGGCCTGTGCTGATAGCTTGGTTTTAGGTTTGTTTTTAATGGATTTTGATGGGAAACTTTAGGGGATCATAAGCTAAGGTTCCTAAGACATATTGGAACATGTTTAAAGAGTATTTGAGGCTTAGTGAGGTCTATAGAGAAATTATGGTAGGTTGTGGTTAAGGGAAACTAAACCTACATTATATTGTTATGACTAGGATTTCTGATAGGCTCGGGAGAGGATCACACTTGAGGTTTCTTGATTCTTGCGCACGACCTAATGAAAGAAAACTGACATATGCACATAGAGTAGGGCGTTTGCCCTATTATGTTAGGATGTagtaaattttttgaaatttaactgataatatcagttgtggaacttagtcaatttattttattttttttaaagaaaaaaaaaattccttgaaaagaggATTTTACCACTTCAAACGCTAACTTATTTTTTTAAACCTATTCTAAAACGTGTTACCATGATAATCTGATGGAGAAATCGTGGGAATATTGATGGAATCAAAGGATTTATGAGAGAGAGtgttattatcatttttttttaaaagagaagaaatttttgagttcttgcacttgggaaaaatctgggcagtaatgaacattgtagaatcattctaggggaggaaataaacattttgagtgtgagaaatacatttataaagcctcggattgtgattcaccatttttatccaagaaaatgcatattcttggataattttggatttaagtgtgttcaagagtgtatggtgtgcgtggttggtgataaacaagcttaggggactccaataatcggttttgacgtgaagaaacgggctgaaatggtctagagcaagaaaaactaattttgagctccatttttggcggtacaccggacttggagaagaagacttcggaACAAGGGGTTACAGACATCTTTTTGGGCTAGGGTCTATTGTTTTGAAGTTCCGGACATAAGGGGATCATTTTCCAAGCAAGAGAAGGGTTGGAAAGCAGTAAAACTCAACCATAGAGTCGCCGTCGCCGGAGAAGAAGACAAAACCGGCGATATTTCCGGCGAACCCGATCCGGGTGTTTACTGAGgtgttttttttgttgtttttcattcttaaaaattagtaaattaattttagagtattttccaactggtttcatatttttctgatttttatTCAAACAACTCGGAATACTGCTGCAGCATATcaaactctaattcccaggttgcctcctgaACAacactgttcctccacaatacctttacAAAGGAAATGGTCTTATTCCTTAGAACTTTGTCCTTTCGATCGAGTATTTTCACTGGACGCTCATTGAATGACAAATCCTCCTGCAAACCCAAGGTCTCGTAGCTCAGCACATGCGATGGGTCGGATACATATTTTCGAAGTtgtgacacatgaaatacattgtgcaccCTGGACAATGATGGTGGTAAAGCTACCCTGTAAGCCACATTGCCCActctatccaaaatctcaaaaggtccggcATATTTGGCACTTAGCTTTCCCCTCTTGCCAAACCTCTTCACCGAGATTCCTTTCCTTGGAGTCACACGaagaaatacatgatcaccaacttcaaACTCAACATGCTTGCGCTTTAGGTCTGCATAAGACTTCTGTCTGCTTTGAGCTGTGACCATTCTAGCCCTGATTTTCTGAATAGCCTCATTGGTGTGTTGCACTGCATCGGGTCcaagtagttttctctctccTAGTTCATCCCAGTGAAGTGGggacctacactttcttccatacaacatttcatatggtGCTACCCCGATGGTAGATTGGTAGCTGTTGTTTTACGAAAACTCAATTAGTGGCAAGTATCTACTCCAGGATCCCTGAAAGTCAatgacacacgctctgagcatatcttctaGGATCTGATTTATTTTCTCGGTCTGACCATCCGTTTATgggtgataagctgtactgaacttcaatcgAGTTCCCATCGCTCTCTGTAAACTCTCCCAGAATGATGATGTAAACCGAGCATCCCGATCGCACACAATAGAGTACGGTGTCCCATGTAGCCGTACTATCTCATTCATGTACAACTCGGCGAACTGATCCATAGAATAAGTCATGCGCACTGGTAGGAAGTGAgccgacttggtatacctatccacaattaccAAAATTGCATCATGctgttttgtggtcctaggtaaccccgtcacaaaatccatagatatctcatcccatttccattcaggaatattcAACGGTTGCAGTAGCCCCGCTGGTCTTTGATGTTCTGCCTTAACCTGCTGGCAGGTTAAGCATtttgccacatattccactacatcctttttcattcccggccaccaatacaataccTTAAGGTCGTGGTACATCTTAGTGGTCCCGGGGTGAACTGAATATGGGGTAGTATGAGCTTCTGCCATAATCTCTTTCCTCAGCTCATCATTGTTTGGCACACAAATACGCCCCTTGAATCTGATTAGTCCAGTATCTGACATAGTGAAATCCTTGGCATTCCCATCCTGCATCTCTTGCTTTAGGTCACTTAACTTCTTGTCTGCATTTTGTCCTTCCCTGATCCTTTCTAACAAGGTGGACTGAAGTGTAACCTTTGCAAGTTTTCCTGTGATCAGTTCTATACCAGCGCGTTCCATGTCTTCTAGGATCTTCCTTGATACTCCTTGTAAAGAAGAAACCATTCCCGGCCCTCTGCGACTAAGTGCAtccgccacaacattggctttaccAGGGTGGTATAGTatgtcgcagtcataatccttgactaactccaaccatctcctctgtctcatatttaactccttctgggtgaagaagtatttgaggctcttgtgatcggtgtaaatATCACATTTCACCCCATAGAGATAGtgacgccaaatcttcagtgcaaagacaACCGCTGCTAATTCCAGGTCGTGtgtcggatacctctgctcataatcttTCAGTTGCCTAGAGGCATATgctatcaccttaccagactgcatcagtacacatcccaacCCTTGTTTTtacgcatcacagtaaaccacgaactGCCCATCCTCTGAGGGTAAACTGAGTACAGGTGCTGATATAAGCCGactcttcaattcctggaagctctGCTCGCATTTATGTGACCAattgaacttcaaattctttcttgtcaattctgtcatcggtgcggctatctttgaaaacccttcgaCAAACCTCCTATAATAGCCCGCCAAACCCAGAGTtttaatatccaacattttcataatacatttatttattataaatcagagttttaatacataaaatgtacaagtttacaaatttaagaaatagtaatgaaaaaatagtgtttaaaatatgat
It encodes the following:
- the LOC133814692 gene encoding uncharacterized protein LOC133814692 — protein: MLYGRKCRSPLHWDELGERKLLGPDAVQHTNEAIQKIRARMVTAQSRQKSYADLKRKHVEFEVGDHVFLRVTPRKGISVKRFGKRGKLSAKYAGPFEILDRVGNVAYRVALPPSLSRVHNVFHVSQLRKYVSDPSHVLSYETLGLQEDLSFNERPVKILDRKDKVLRNKTISFVKVLWRNSVVQEATWELEFDMLQQYSELFE